Genomic DNA from Dermacentor variabilis isolate Ectoservices chromosome 6, ASM5094787v1, whole genome shotgun sequence:
AAGTTTCGAATATGGATTGCATATTACAGACTAAGTATTCACATTTGAAAACAAACTATTCAGTATTTTTTAAATACCAAAGCTAACCAAACATTTTGCAACAACCAACTGAAAGTCGGGTTACTGTTTCCCGTTTGCCAAAGAAAGTGTTGAAAATTACCAGAAGTGAAACAATGGCAGAAGTTTTAGAAggaatgcagaaataaaatgGATAATGGAAAGCTTTGTTTTTGGTGTCACGGCAGAAGCCTAGATGACAACTTAtgatttttgcttgtagtctgtcatttagtGTTTGGCAGTCTAGTTATGTAGCACTTTTATCTTTTATGCTACAGCCACTGATGCTTTCCTTGCAACGGCCCCTCTTACATTGTCTATGGCACACGAGTCCTTAAttaccttttatttttatttttccacaatttcagatttttttttttgaaatcatTTATTTAGCATTTCTGGAATGCTGATCATAGGGCAGCCACTCATTCATGGATAGCTTGTTTGCAGCCTGACTCTGAAGATGTTGAGAGGCTATATGtgcagtttttttaatgacaattaTTGATCTTGGGTCTAAACCTCAGCATAATTGTCCCTAATTATTAGCTGCCCTTTTTTCACTAGTCAGTACAAATGTGGTATCCAATTataccaaaagaaatatttctgaTGTAACTATATAGTACGTCTGCATTTGACTATTCGATATTCCGCATTTACTATCATATTTTAATCATATTctaaaaaatttatatttttaccCCACCCCCCTCATACTTAATACATTTCTATAGTATAGTATGAAGCCATTCTATGTAGTTAAGAGTAAAACACATGCAGTGGTGATCGTTTTAAAATTATGCCCGTTGAAAAGTTTAGGTAGATGTGGCCTTATTAGGTTAGAATAGAAATGCTCTATATTTGAACAAAGATATACATTGCACAGCAGAAGTGAATAAGCTGTGAAATAAATTCTTGAAAGCAAACCCAATTCTAGAAGTCAAAAaggccaccttttttttttttcgagccacATGAGATTGCCAAGAGTTGGTGATACTTGTGCCTTGTGTTTAACATTAAACTTACTCAATGTTGAATGTTCCACTTGCTCACAAGTACATCATCTATGATATATGTCAGCAAGCACTTGCAAGTTGAAACATATACATGAATATGAAACCATCAGCACAGGCACCAAGTCATAAGGAAGGCCATCCAAGAATTAGAGTTTAGTGTCCAAAAGCAACAAGTGCTTGAGAACTGACACTATGCAGAAGCCCTTTAAAAGGCTGTTCATCATATGAGTGATCACTGAATGTATACTACAGCCAGCGAGTTACCTTCAATCCATCATTACTTCTATCTATTACTATGGGAGGCAAATTGGGGGAGGAGGTGCGCTGGGTGGTGTAGAAACATATTGAGAAAGGAAAGCGCAAAGACAGAATCTAACTGCATGCAACCCAGCCGAAATTCAAGTTTTATGGCACTGATaggaaaataaaattaaatgaaagaagaaaaggaagcacaTGTAAAGTCAACTTCTGTAAATTCGATCGTGATGGGACCAGCCAAATCTGTGTTATCTGACATACAAATTAAAACCAATTTCTAATACAGATCTCTCAGGGCTCTTCAACAAAGTGAAATTAATAAGTGGGCTGGAGGCATTGACATTGATTTTTTGGAAGTCAGCCTTACTTGAAATTACTTTATAGGAAGGCCACTCTATTTTTTAAGCAAAGGCAAAAAGATGTGCCTTACACATCTCACTGCCCCCCGTCCCTCTTCACCTCAATATTTTCTTTCACCCAAGCTCAATAGCAACTGAAATTATGGCATTATTTCAAGAAGCTGTGAATTCTCATTGAGGAATGCTGTGCTGTTGGCAACAAGCTGCCAGGTTAGCAAGCATCAGTATCACTGTGCCTCACAGTCCTTTTACTTTTGTAATGAGTGATAATGGAAATGAATTTGTATTTGCGTGACTACTGTCCTGCATGCACGTGTAAGCAGTTTTTATTCTGACTGTGGTAACTGCACATGCCTGATAGAAATGCAGAACTTATCACCACCTTCGACTCACTGTCAAAGAATGCCTAATGTCAGGGTAAGCTTACTTTCAAGCCTTCGACTTGTGCTTCCTCCGTGTGAGAGGCCAGAGATGAGATTGCTCTCATCAACTGAGACGGCAGCCACAGCTGTTCGTCGTCACATTCCAGGTTTGGGTTGAAGAGCTGCTCTCGAAGCAGTTGCTGCAAGGATCGTGAAATGATAAGTATGTTTTAAAAGAATGTGTGACCATGCACACAGCAAATGAGCATTATAAAAGGAACGTTAAACTCCGATTATTGTTTACTACAAATTTTCCTGTCTAACCTAATAAACTGCAGTTGTTGTTTACCAAATAAGCAAGCCTAACTTTGGCATGTGTAGGGCTTAGAATTAGTATGCTAAAACAGCCATACTAAAGTAGGAGGCAGAAAGATTCTACAATAACTTTGGCATGTGTAGTGCTTAGAATTAGTCTGCTAAAACAGTCATACTAAAGTAGGAGGCAGAAAGATTCTACAATGTAAGCAGTGATGAAATTGTTCTGTTTTCTGCTACTAAATTCAAAATGAACTTAAAGTATGTATGGATTTTAAATTATTAGCCTTTTCTATATTCAAAAGACACTGAAAGAAACTTGCATAAAATCCAGAAAATTTGCCACAATAGGCCACAGTTCTCTTAAATGTTGGTTTAAATGGCAGTGAAACAAAATTACATTTGTTCAAATGCCATCTGCAAACTTTTTAGAACCTCAACAAGCATCAAGACACAGAAAAACCATTGAATGTAGTCTAGTTTACAAAGCAAATGAAACAATTTTGACAGGCTATGCTCGTTTACACATTCTGATGAAATCATATAGATAAGCTAGTCTTGCATGTATACATAGTTGccagagaagtaaaaaaaatgctaCACAGTTGCATAGAACTCACAGATTAAAATGAAGCACGATTAAGAATGTGCAGCTACTAGACAATATGCATAAACTTAATAAAGAACCGTTAACCATTAAAAATAGTTGCTTGCATGCTGTTTCATGTTCATGACACATATTATACAAAAAGTATTGTACTGCGTATTGTGCAGTGAATGTAAATCACATTTATTTACAACTGATTTCTACGATGACTGTTGCacactgatgttgaagaacaAGTTTAAGACTACCTTGAGGCTATTACAAAGCATTCTTTAAAATTTCGGTAATACAGTGAGCACAATTTATAAACTAGCATTATAAGAATTTTCACTAGTTATAGTAAATGTAGCAGCAAATGAGCTAGCAATCCTTAGAGACACATCATGTTAAATGGTCGTATGTATCTGTGAGCACCTCAAAACTGGAATGTCATCATATAAGAAGGAAAAACGGCTACCACGGGGCTTGTGGGTACAGACAAAATTGCTACAAGTCCAAGCTATTTAAATCACCACCAATAAACTGCTCTCTGGTGTGTGCAATGTATAATTAGTGTTTTCCATTAACAATATATGCCAGTAGATATTAAGCTATATATACCCCCAGGGTCTTTGAGAAACTGCTAGCGGAAATTGCAGAGACCATTCTAAAGATGCACTGTTAAAGAGCACTGTCTATCAAGACTTTGCATAAGTGTGGTAGGGTGTTTGCCGAAACATGTCTCCATGAGGACATGTTATTCTCTTTTATCTAGGAGAAATTGAACATTGGAAACCAGTTGACAACaacatgaacaacaacaacaaaaagaagactgACTGCAGTGAACAGAATGTAACACTACCACTCTTACTATCAGCACGCAATAACACTTCTTCTGTCAATATCGCACAGTGACTACCACAGAAAGCACCCACACGGTAATCTTGACATGCTGTAAATGACACACAAAGTAACTAAGAAATAGTCCACACAAATTGATGAGTGACCATAACATGCAATGGGTAATCTTGTCAGACTGAAATACAAGCTCTTTAATTGTTGCTAAGGCACCAGCCAAACCTTGTGCTGTCTGTGTGTGCTTTAAGAAAATGTGCTTAATGGAGGCCCTGAATAATCTACGAGTTGGTCAATAAGTCTAACGATTGTAAATGGTTGAGAACCACTGGTCGATGCTACCAGTGAACATGCAGACAGCAGTAATGATGGTTCTTGATTGTaagacaaaagcaaaaaaaagagaaaaaaaaaaacttgcctagACGGTATAAATATAAAATACTCTGATGTAAACAAATACAACAGATTTTAAAAATGCAACGTTGTACGCCTGTTGCACATGCCACTGAACTGGCAGTATATGAGATGGGTTAGGATAGAGAAACATTGCTGTTGCATGATGTGAATAAGTTACTCATATTACAACAGTCATTGGATTTACAGGTGCTGACCATTACACTGCAAGCTGCTGAAATGACTCTGTAAACGAAATATTCTTATGGCATTGGCATAAGGACTTAATTACAATGTAAGGAATTAATTAAAAATGCCTTATTTGGAGCAAGCTATATGATAAACTCCCACTCTATGTTAACTAGCAAGCTTCACAAATGTTTTGCAATCTGCCACTTCAGCATGACAGAATCATGACAAGAATTTGCGCGGATGAAGAAACACAGTGTCACTGCAATAGTGGCGCGCGGATATATGGGAATACTGTAGAGATTGGACACAAACTACATTCTAGGAACTACACAACACAGGCGTGAGGACGTTAGCGAAGCAAAACTTAAGGAAAGCTATGCGAGCAGCGTTGCCGTTGGGGTCACGAAAAGCACATTCTAGGTATGCAGCTATATTTGGAAATTCATATATGGTACAAAAGCTATATCACAAAGCTGGTGCTTTTGTGCTAAGCAAACACAAGAACGTACCTGTAAGCCACTAAAGGACAGGGAAACAAGCTTCTTTTCTTTGGATTCCAGCGCCAGTTGCAAAGCGTCAAAGCATTTTTGTCTGAAACAAATACAGCTGTATCTGGCAACTAATCATACGAAACGCAAGAAGGACAAACTAGAAAGGACAATATCATATTTACCTGACTTCATATGGCGGATTCCTCAACAAAGCGTACTTGTTTGCCAAGGCCTCTGCAAGTGCAAGAGACAGGTTTCAAGAAAAGAGCACACGATTATCTACAATTGTATATAAAACAACTGGTCGGGAAAAAATGGCTAGTAGTTTCGTTGGTCTAGAACTTCATACCTTGAGCTTCCTGGCATGCTTGACGCAAAGCGGGGTGCTTCTGATGTGAAGCTTCCTTTACAAGTTTGTGGAATATGTCTTCCATGCTTAAagcagacgctcggctgtgtCACATCTTGCCGAGGTTGGCTCAACGTGCTCAAACAGTACGTGTAGATGCAGCATGGGCGCGCACTGCAGTCCACGAAGCAACCGCAAACACTCGACAACTTGAGAGCACAGCTGTCAGGAAAGCACGACAAAGCCGCGACGAATAAAATCAGTTTTTCGCGCGGTCAGGCGCCGCAATGCAGGCGGAAGACGTAGTGGATAGCCTGAATGCAGTATTATTCAGATGAGCGCACACGTAACTGATAGAGGCGAGCTTACGGTGGCAGTGAAAATTAAAAATATGGACCGATCATTCTCCCTGCCGCCGGCGACATACGGGAAAAGTGAAACCAAAACAGGAAACGTCTAGCGACACCTAGAACTCTCGTAACAATCGCTGGCTGCGCTAGCAGCCGAGAACGAGAAGACCCAAGAACTCGCATATAATCAATACGTGAATGGAAAAAGGCACTTTGACACCTGTGTgaaacgaaagtttttttttgtttttgttttttaaggaCAACGCCAAGATAGTCAAAGGAAGAAGCTACTTGTGGCTGTTCGTATTCGACTGCGGTTGCGATTGTGTTTCCATCCGAAAAGAGACACTCGACTGCATTGTGATCGTAACCTGCTGATGAAGCGACCGGCTTCTGGTTGTCGGATACCTTTCGGCAGTTGATAAGAATTTTTATCGTTTAATTAACCTCAAAGCTTTAACATGGGAACTCAAGAAAGCTATGTCTTCTTTTGGTTCGTGACGTTCTGCGGCATGTTTACGGCATTCATCCCATTTGTCGTCAGAATGGCAAGTACACATCGTGGCACTGTGTTCCCGTGACGTCTTCACTGAACTGCAAAATACGAGTAGTGCAAGAAAATTGCTGAACCTATTTAAAGTTGCTGATTTGAGCTTACCGAGGAGCGCTGGTTTGCATTTTATATTGCTTATGATTTCCCTACATTTTGATTTCAGGTGCTTCAGGTGATTTCACAGGAGACAGAGATGGAATCGAACATGCGTCGACAAGTATGTGATCTCAGGGCCGAACTTGGAAGCATGAACATAGTCGACGAGTTCGCGAAGTATGCAAAGATACAACGAAAGATTAACAAGATGTCGGAAGAGTTGGCGCACCAGGGTAAGTTGCAGTATAGTCAGCACGAATACCAAACAGAACCTTGCCGTCAGCACGATCCGTGTATATAAGAACGTTATTTACCTCGCCAATAATTGCGAAACATTTTGTGGAGCTAGTCCTTTTACTGGGAGCAAGTAGTACGCGTCGTTTACTGGCTGTCCTGGTGAAATCGCCTCACTTACAGCAGTTTCGTTTAGTGAGCTTTGCATTTGTCGATCCTCTTTAACCGTGCTCCACTTTCTCAGTGTTTCACGTGAATGCTATGTATTACTTGCCAGTCCAAAATCTCCATATCAAGCCACTTAGCTGATCCACCCAGAGACAAAAAATTGTATGTTTGTTTTGATCGAAATGCAGCCAGCATTGTGACATTTGTATTTTTGCCTTTATCAGCTCAGCTAAAGTCAATGTACACATTCAAGGTGAGGCTGGCAGCCACAGCACTTCTCTATGCACTCATGGTAAGTGTGCTCTTCAATTTATCTAACAGTTAACCTATTAAATAGTCCTTGAAGGTTTTGAATGAATTTTACCACCTCTTATGAATTGAACAGCCAGGATGATAAGAACCTGTAACTTTCGTTCCATTTACAAGCATGATTAACATATGTTCACTGCAGCGTGGGTCACCAGTGGTTCACGGCAGTTAATCCCAATGTGTGGGAATAAGTTGTGTGTGCAGGCTGAGAAGATTTAGCTGCTAAATCCCTGTGAAAATTTGCTGTTTAATAGCATGTTTCGGGGATGTGTAATTTGAACATGCCCATAATGAGTGATCTCCTATATGTAAGTATAACGCAAAGAGTTGTTTCAAATTCTGAACATACTTTTTGCATACTTTGGCATATGATACACATAACCTATCAGAGGCAGTGAGATACAGTGTTCTTTGATACAATTATTACATTTGTTGTCACACACAAATCATTACTGCATCAAGTGCCTTCAGTCTACTTATATGTATGTGGTGGTGATGTCTGTGTTTCAGGGTATGACAGTCGCTTACCTTGTGTGGAACTACAGGACACAACCTGTTGTGATCTTGCCAGAGGCATGGCTCTCACCTGTTGGTGCACTACTTGCACCTGCATCCGCTTCACCAGGTAAGTCATAGATCTGTTCAGCATATGTCGAAGGTTTTGAAGCCTCTGTGCAATTTCCCAGAGTTATCCTTGCACCCTGTGACAAGCTGTTTTCTTACTTCTGCTGCTTTAAAGCTCAGAAAAGTGAAGAAAACTGTCCTCCTTGGCTCCTTGAGGAGAGTGACTTTGTTATCAAGGCTTCTATCACAAACCTTCTTTGTCAATTCCATTTACTTATGCGAGGCTTTTCTTCACAAAGAATTCAGGTTCGACCATTAGGCTTTAAGTCACCACACAAACATATCTCCCTGGATTTCTTCCAACATATAGCTATACTCTCTTAGCTCAATATTTTGGCTGCACTGCGTCATGGCACAAGTTCTTGTTTGATGTTAATCTATGTTGTCATCATAACTATCGTCTGAAGGTATCGTGCTGTCTTACAGCTAAGCCCTAGATTATTGCATTCAGAAATTTGTACATCTTTTGGTCATCTTGTGCATAAATTTCCGTGTTGGACTACTTATGTGTCTCATCTATATATTGAACTTATATTCCAGCACCTAATGATGGTGATTGGTGCATAATTTATTACAGCTAGCAAAAAACTCTTATACCCAGTGTTAGGTTATTCATTATCGTCATAAAAATTGAAATGTTTACTTTATAATCTTAGGTCTTTTGATTGCTATTGTCAAGTGCTATCAAGTTTTGTTCAATAGCTTGTGACTACGTGGATAAATGACCTCTTGTGAGACCTATGATCCACATGTACATTAAGCTCACCGAAACATTTGTCTGAAAAATTCCATCTGTCCATTTCTCACACTAGTGACTGCATTATCTACTGCCTTCAAGTTAGCAACcacttatttttaaaaattttttattgAATAGCAGTACACATTGTTTGTACAGCCATAAAATGGAAACTCATTTCCGAACTCACTTCAATATGAGGTTCGATTTTATCTCTTATGAGATTGAATGATTAATTCATTTTGAAGTTCATGGAATGCTTAAAGCTCCATGCCATTCCCAAGTTCCAAGGCATCAGTTTTCTTTCTGTTGTATTAGTAGTACTATAATGTTCAACAAAAACACCTGGTCAAGCTACAAGAAGACTAAATATTCAAGAAACATGATATTTGCATCCTTGCCCAAGCATTGAACTTTTAATGATTGCTGATACTGCTGCTGATTTTGGGTAAAGAAAGATGTATATATTTTGCATATTATAGCTAACCAAGATGGCACAACTTTTGAAGGTGGAGGTAGCACTTTGCCAAAACAAGTTCAGAATGTTTTTTTCAAGTTGCAACATCTTTTGAGTGCTCAAGCGACTTTTTGTTTGCATCTAAATTACTGTAGTAGTTGGTTATTTTGCCTTTCTTGTTGCCACTGGACCATGTTCTTAGGTGGAAATGCAGCAATGTGCTTTACAATTTTTGAAGATTCTTGCATTTCATAGAACTTGTTGCTGAGATAAAGTGCTATACCATGCATCTGACTTTTAGTGTCACATTACAGACGTAAGTTGTCTAACTGATATGTTGTGTGTTTCAGGGAAGCATTGAAGCTGAGATTATTCTCTGATACCAGTGCTCCTCTGTTGTGGTGCTGTACAATGCATCTGGAAAGTCACTGCTTGTTTTATGTGCCTCATAACACCAAAAATTTCTGGTTGAGttcaaaagaaataattttatttGTTACAGTTGGGGTTATGAGATTAGGCAATGAGTGCCCCCGAGTGACCAGGACTGTCTTCAGCAAAGTCCTTCAACATTACTGAGATATGCATCATGGCGAGCCTTGCTGAACAAACTGAAAAGGAGGTTTAACTTCTTTTCTTGCTACTCCTTTTACAGTTACATAGGCGGTGTCCAAACCACACAAAGGGGCATCTGTCTTCCTCACGATATgtgaaacaacttgtcaaacacAGAATGGCAAACAAATTTATGTGTAGAATGAACACAACAGAAAACCAATATGAAACCATCTGTGAACTGTTGCTTGGCATACTCAAAGTTTGAGACTTATCACCAAGAGACATACATCAACGTATTTCCATCAAGAGCTTCCCAAGTTTGTTAGCACTTAGAACTGCTTTGCATGGCTTCCAAGATCACAAATGTCTGCATAACAAAAAGTGATGTTATTTTGCAGGCCGTTATTGCTACAAGAGCATACAGTCATCTGTGGAAATACTGAAACTCATAAAATAAGAATTTTTTACATTGCATAATATTGTCAGCATCAAAGCTATGACTGGGATTGAGGGAACCATAAAACATCGTTTGGAATTTCTGCACCAGTGCAGCGCTATACACAACCAAGTGCCTAAAACCCACAAGAATCAGGTGTCATGTTTAATGTTGTCATGTGTAGACACTGCCTATTCTCAAAACAAACAACAGAATTATGTTCTTCGATAGacaaatttattatttattattaataccctcagggccaaaggcattaacgaggggagtgggttacagcaaattagaaaagaaacaaatataagcagTTAGAACGTTTAAGTACAAAGGCTTCTGATTATACAATTTTAGCTAGGGTTAATAACGTCATGATAAATTGGTAGCTAACTAACATAGTCAAGCGGTAAATACAAAGGTACTTAGGTTACAACCATACAgtaaagaacaacaaaaacaaatgctTCAATTACACAATGTTAGCTAGAACTGCTCGAAATCTTTGGTTATCGTAAATGGATACGACTTCACCAGGAAGATGGTTTCATCCATGGATGACCGCAGAAAAAATTACTCCAAGAAAGTTTTAGTGTGACAtgtttcaagaccaactttaTAACAGTAGTCGATTCGAAGCGATACGTATTGTGGCTGAAAAATGAAATTGTTGTGCAGTGTTGAATGATGGTATACTTTATGAAAAAGAACTAAACGTGCGATATTACGATGAGAAAAAAGTGGGGTAAGTGCAAGGTTGGTTTTCATGGCAGACACACTTGCAGTTCTGTTGTAGTTACGTATGATTAAACGAACTAAGGTATTTTGCATGAGTTCTAATGAATTAATTAGCTTGTCAGTGGCAGGATCCCAAacagcacatgcatattcaagtttcagACCTATAAGGAAGCATTTTTAGGGATGAAGGGGCAGTTGAAACGTTGCAGCGTAGGTAGGCAAACACGCGGTTAGCATTGCAGATTACTTAGTCGGTATGAACATTCCAGGATAAATTAG
This window encodes:
- the LOC142585531 gene encoding guided entry of tail-anchored proteins factor 1-like, which gives rise to MGTQESYVFFWFVTFCGMFTAFIPFVVRMVLQVISQETEMESNMRRQVCDLRAELGSMNIVDEFAKYAKIQRKINKMSEELAHQAQLKSMYTFKVRLAATALLYALMGMTVAYLVWNYRTQPVVILPEAWLSPVGALLAPASASPGGIGLTPWLLVSGSVGRQIAKHL